The Sorangiineae bacterium MSr11367 genome window below encodes:
- a CDS encoding ketoacyl-ACP synthase III — MAKIGFEIIGTGHYVPGEPVTNHDLARVMNTSDDWIYQRSGIRQRHYAPDGVGPSDLGYEAAKRAIEAAGLTPKDIDYIVFATMTPDYVFPGSGALLGAKLGIAGTPALDLRQQCAAMLFGLQMVDGLVQTGAAKTVLFVGAEAHAGFMPWKDWGALDPKTGREASVEDKAKVDKHRNLAILFGDGAGALVFRATDREAGLRGMKLHSDGRSAELLYVPGGGFRARPYWREDSHEEEAHIPRMDGRELFRFAVTKLPQTARALCEEHKVGIDEIDWFLAHQANRRINEYIRDQLGVPPEKLPSNIDRFGNTSAGTLPILIDEQMRAGNLKRGQLSMILALGAGIHWGCAFLRF, encoded by the coding sequence ATGGCGAAAATTGGATTCGAGATCATCGGCACCGGACACTACGTGCCGGGCGAACCCGTAACGAACCATGATCTCGCACGTGTGATGAACACGTCCGACGACTGGATTTACCAGCGCTCCGGAATTCGGCAGCGGCACTACGCCCCCGACGGAGTAGGCCCGAGCGATCTGGGATACGAAGCGGCGAAGCGGGCCATCGAAGCGGCAGGCCTCACGCCGAAGGACATCGATTACATCGTCTTTGCGACGATGACCCCCGATTACGTGTTCCCGGGATCGGGCGCACTGCTCGGTGCAAAGCTGGGCATCGCGGGCACGCCGGCGCTCGACCTGCGGCAGCAATGCGCGGCGATGCTGTTCGGCCTTCAGATGGTGGACGGCCTCGTCCAAACGGGCGCGGCCAAGACGGTCCTCTTCGTCGGCGCCGAGGCGCACGCCGGCTTCATGCCCTGGAAGGACTGGGGTGCTTTGGACCCCAAGACGGGGCGCGAGGCCTCGGTCGAGGACAAGGCCAAGGTCGACAAGCACCGCAACTTGGCCATCCTGTTCGGCGATGGCGCGGGCGCGCTGGTCTTCCGCGCCACGGATCGCGAGGCGGGCCTGCGCGGGATGAAGCTGCATTCCGACGGTCGGTCGGCCGAGTTGCTCTACGTGCCCGGCGGCGGCTTCAGGGCGCGCCCCTACTGGCGGGAAGATAGCCACGAGGAAGAAGCCCACATCCCCCGGATGGACGGGCGCGAACTCTTTCGCTTCGCCGTCACCAAACTGCCCCAGACGGCGCGCGCGCTGTGCGAGGAGCACAAGGTCGGCATCGACGAGATCGACTGGTTCCTCGCCCACCAGGCGAACCGCCGCATCAACGAATACATCCGAGACCAGCTCGGTGTTCCGCCGGAGAAGCTTCCGTCCAACATCGACCGATTCGGAAACACCAGCGCGGGCACCCTCCCCATCTTGATCGATGAACAGATGCGGGCTGGAAATCTAAAGCGCGGTCAGCTCTCCATGATCCTCGCCCTGGGTGCAGGCATACATTGGGGCTGCGCTTTCCTCCGATTCTGA